In the Portunus trituberculatus isolate SZX2019 chromosome 21, ASM1759143v1, whole genome shotgun sequence genome, one interval contains:
- the LOC123506842 gene encoding lymphocyte antigen 75-like: MERLSTTFFCLLLAVASGRACNAPFQEVGDSCYYIETELKVGWSEARAFCQSMGGYELGDLAVFSSCDAFTVFAGYLGFNAAADSAFWVGAHTEFVVNSWRWVDGTVLPTGVPFWAYRQGDDKEQDCAAMDSSSFFQLSDFACDEPKPFVCQVPKYSHGRDTREAVRPVTLDCPADSVQVGGFCYWFSDTIKTWDEAENYCRNNFQENLGELFSPASCEEFTKMAHHLEVAEREKSHWVGAADATGNQEWYWVSGDPVPGGPPFWATNEPDDHSNSNYCGLMSSYRRFYLADERCTSSHYFICKLHTV; this comes from the exons ATGGAGCGTCTCTCAACCACCTTCTTCTGCCTCCTGCTGGCTGTGGCCTCAG GGCGGGCATGCAACGCGCCCTTCCAAGAGGTAGGCGACAGCTGCTATTATATCGAGACGGAGCTGAAGGTGGGATGGTCTGAGGCCCGCGCCTTCTGTCAATCTATGGGTGGCTACGAGCTGGGTGACCTGGCCGTTTTCTCCTCCTGCGACGCCTTCACGGTCTTCGCCGGCTACTTGGGCTTTAACG CTGCTGCAGACTCCGCCTTCTGGGTTGGCGCGCACACAGAGTTCGTGGTCAACAGCTGGAGGTGGGTGGACGGCACGGTGCTGCCCACGGGCGTACCTTTCTGGGCGTACAGGCAGGGCGACGACAAGGAGCAAGACTGCGCCGCCATGGacagctcctccttcttccagctGTCTGACTTCGCCTGTGATGAGCCCAA GCCTTTCGTGTGCCAAGTGCCCAAGTATAGCCACGGCCGCGACACTCGAGAGGCGGTGCGTCCTGTGACGCTGGACTGCCCGGCAGACAGCGTGCAg GTGGGCGGGTTCTGCTACTGGTTCAGCGACACCATCAAGACGTGGGATGAAGCCGAGAATTACTGCCGCAATAATTTCCAAGAAAACCTTGGCGAACTGTTCTCCCCAGCCTCGTGTGAggaattcaccaagatggcgcACCACCTCGAAGTGGCAG AGCGCGAGAAGAGCCACTGGGTGGGCGCTGCTGATGCCACAGGGAACCAGGAATGGTACTGGGTGTCCGGAGACCCCGTGCCTGGAGGACCGCCTTTCTGGGCCACCAACGAACCTGATGACCACTCCAATTCCAACTACTGCGGCTTGATGTCATCCTACAGACGCTTCTACCTTGCAGACGAGAGGTGTACCAGTTCTCACTACTTCATCTGTAAACTGCATACTGTGTAG